The Rutidosis leptorrhynchoides isolate AG116_Rl617_1_P2 unplaced genomic scaffold, CSIRO_AGI_Rlap_v1 contig55, whole genome shotgun sequence DNA segment TTCCCTTGGATCACTCTAATCTAAACTTCAAGTGCATTCCGGCGTACCAAATTAAGTTTTATATATTGGAACCAATGCTGATGAAATTATTTAATATTTCTGGCTTCTCATGCCGGCCAGGTACAGACGTTAAGCTTTCTAATCAAAATGGTGTTGTTGAGATCCTTGATAGCGATGATGATGACAGTCCGTCAAGCAGAAACAAAGCTACTCTCAACTGATGTTCTTCAATCTAGTGAGGCTACGTCTAGAAATAAGGCGACAAGTATGCTCCAGCAGAATTTAGCTTCATCTCCGGTGGAGATCAATGATGATGATTCTCACAATTGAACATTGAGTGTCAGTTTTTTGGCAGATTCATCTCCTGCAATTTCTTTTGACGTACTCTAATCCTGCTGATTTTGAGGCTTATGTTCTTGTTTTTGAACTCTAAATGTCCGCAACCGCAAGTGTTTTGCACATTTTGACATGCCTTTGCTTGACATTTTGCAATACTGGTAATGCATTCGTAACGTACACTCTCGCTAAAATGTTTTTGTTCAAGTTTATTTATTGTTGTGTGGTGCAAAGCAAATGTGGATTGAAGTTCATCACATATACTGCAAAAGTTGTCGGGTAATATTTCTTCACATATCATCAACATATGCAATGTGTGAAAATTGGAAATAATAAGAGAAAACGGACTTGTGTGGATTTTGATTTTGGGATGGGACAACTGGTCAAGGAGCTTTAGGTATAttatgattttcaaaatttatatcaaCTGCCCAATGTTATCGCTCTGAAAATCATATCTCCGGTTTAAATGTGTTAGCCCGAAGATCTTTCTATTTGGCTTAATCGATTTATTTTATTAAAGCATACGAGTCCATTGAGCTAAATAAGAATTGTAGAATCATCCTCCAAAGGATTTGATTTGATTCGATTCGATTTTTTAACAAAATTCTTTTTAACTTAAAGACTTCATCGATGTATATACCTAATCGAATCtagattattaattaattaattgagcAAAATAAAGGATTTATTCTATCTCTGATTTGTAAAATATACCAGGTTTTCCCATTTTTCCTGAGTAGTACCGGAGTAATGGTCTGGTCaggattttctttttcttttttaataaTTTCTGGTCAGGAATTTGTTATAGTCgtattctatgtttgaattatgaTCATGAATTTTGACTTGTATGTTTTTCTTTGGTAGACTAGATTTCTCGATTGTGTAGGATTTAACTTGAACACATATTAGAAGACTACAATAGAGAGTCCGCCAACCATGGCAGTGGCCCGACGGCATTTCGGATTTATGGGTAGATTATGTATTAGGGAatataagaaaaataaaaaaatagagagTCCTTTAATTTTCCTATAAAATGAAACAAACATTATAGTTTTTGTTATGTAAGTCAAATACTGCGCTAATCCTCGTACATTTCGAATTATTGTAGAGCATCGGGCTTTTTAAGGGTAGCTCTCCTAAGAGTGTTTGTTCCATTCACATTGACCAAAAGATGAGAGACACAACACAACTCAAACTATCAACATTAAAGGAACGCCGGTGAGTTTTGGCTGCCTCGATTCCTCTATCTCATGTTTCTGGCATGAGGTTGAGGTTCCTTGGCACATAAATATTACAATTTCATGCATACTTAACAATACATTATCATTTGCAAATGTAAACAGAATTTTGACACATGTAAATTTTATGACTTCGGCATGAAATAACATCTTTATCCTCTCacaaagactccgactgagatccCTAGAGAGGGTAAAAGACAGAATTGGAATTTTCATGTCAGGCAAGTCATAAAACTTGCACGTCAAAGTTCTATTGCATTTCTAAATGATGATGATGCATTTAAAATATCTTCGGCTGTCTGTTACAAGTTTACAAACTTAtgcataataatagtaatgtcgaTGCTTCAACGAGAGTTTATGCATCATATTATGATCCTGAGACGATGGTTTTGTTATTCGGGACTGAGAGCTTGCACCAGCTCATGAATTTTGCTATGAACTCTGCGAAACAAAAGGAATTAATTAAATCATAAGAACTGTACATCAATTTCACTCTATGTTTGTATCTGGCATTTTCGTTTCCGTGTTTGGTCAGATagaggaaaaaaaaaaataaataaataaataaaaaaaaaaaaattcactaatACTTGTCTAATAAAAAACTTGTAGTTTAGAGTTTATGAATAATAGACAGACATAAAAAATTGTGGGAAATGGAGGCATTACCTTCAATCCTCAAGAACTGCTGTGCACTGGTTCTCCGTGGCTCTAATCGATTGCGTCCAATCGCCAATGGCTTCTCGCGATCAAACATTCCCCCTTCGTCCCTCTGCAGGACGCAAATTAAGAGCATTAATGAGTATAGAATACATTACGTACATAGATACTAAATGCACATTATATAATCAGATCAAGTTTATGATCATACATTATAGTCCTCATATAGCATATCGACGTGATGTCTCAAGTTCTCAGGTAAAAATTTCTTCAGTTCCTTGACCAAAGACTGCATTTCACAGAATATATACCGATTCAAATATGTtaagttaatatataaataaataacaaaATTGCATTCTGATCTTTATTCTCGTACCTTGAAAATGTAATCAGCAGATATATCATGCTCGGTCAGATGTCGAAGCTTTACTCGGATATCGTACAGCCTGAAATGTAACAAAATGACGGAAAGTATCAGACAATAAATCTAGTTTTGAATTAGAAGGATGACTTGAATATAAATTTGAATTAAGCTTACTGTCTTGGGGTTTGCTCTTGGACAATGCTCTTAGCAATGTTTGCAATGTCATGTTCCCAACCTGTTAAAATCTCTTCATCTTCCTTGAAAGGATAACTGCATAATTGAAACCAATATGAATATTCCTTAATAGAAGTGGGCTGATTCATGGTTACAGTAATTTAACTAGATCAAAAGAGATATGTTGATCTATTATATATACGTACCTTGCTCTCCAAGTAGCCTCAAATGAGCGGATTGCTTGACGCAGATTTTTGTTTGAATTTTCGGTAATACTTTCAGCAAACCGGTGAGGCAACTCTATGCCTTCTTTTTCAGCAATAAATTCCAGAACTTTAACAACCTGAGCAAAAGTAGCCAAAATGTTGTTCCAATCAGCAAAATTTGGTTAAAATATTAGATTCTCGTCTTTTccgaaaacattaaaaaaaaaaaaattcagacctCCTGTTTGGAAGGCGGAGAAAGCTGAACAAGAGTACAAAGTGGTCTGATTGGCTGAAGCTTTGATGCATCAGAGCAACAAAAGAAGACTTTAGTGCATCCATTATTATCATATCGTTCAAACAGCCACTTGAGATATAGCAATGCTTCGCTTGACAACTTGTCTGCCTCATTTAAGATAATTGCTGCATATTGTAAAAGTAATAGATTGAGAATTAATTGATCATGTCGGACTTTTCAATTTACTTTTCGGTTTGAagagatagatagatatatatataaacctcggCTATTCTCAGGATTACAGGGAGATGAATTGTTGGTTACGTTACTGTCTTTGCCACGAATAAGTTCCACGATTACACTCTTCTCGTATTCTTTGATATCACTGAGGTTAATCTCTAGGTGGCGGGAAGATTCTCTTACATCTACTTTTAGAGAGCCTATGGATTCTCCCTGTATATATAAAAGTTCACGAATATGGAAATTATCAATTGTGATTACTGTTTTTTTTCTTAATTTGTTTATCCATAGAGGTTTAAAACTTGAATACAAGAACGACTAGAAGAATCACCTTTAAGTTAATCGTCTTACGTGCATCCCTTGTCTGTCAGAATTCAAAAACAAATCGAGCATATCAGATGTTGTCCGACTTAATAACAGAAATCATTTCCCTAATGACTTGGCAGTTTTCCAAGTCATATATAGAATGAGAAGTGATTTGTAGGAGTTTTTCATATACTACTAACTAGTGTTTGTGGTGTCTGTGAATGTTAGAAATCAATTCAAATTGAAAGTACCTGGTTAACTTCCTGAGCTCCATAAACTTTTCGGAGCATGGCCAATATCATAGTTCTCTTCCCCACGCCTGGAGGTCCTTCGAAAATGAAATGACCACACTCTTCATTTCTCAGCTATCAATCAAACACAAATATGACTATTATATAATTAACTACACTCGTACACAATTTAATCACCTTAAATTCAGAAAACTTACCTTTTCTTCCAGTTTAATAGCTTTGTCATGGTTGCAGATAAATTCTTCCAAGGCCTGAGGGCGATATCTTTTTGCCCATACAAACTCGTTCTCACCAGGATCCGCTTTACTAGTAATGGTTTCGATGGTTTTTAGTGGCGGTTGTTGTGCTCGCTCTTGTTCATATATCCTCTCCCTCAAAGGCTTCTCTTTGCAAGTAATCAAGAAAGCATTAAGATCTCTGATCTCCTTCCTCTCAAAACTCGCCGAAGTAACAGATTCATTATTATCGCTAGAATTATCTTCTACTGCCGATAATGGATATGATAATGATGTGGCAGACTCATTCCTTCTCGTCGACAACTTGGCATGATCGGCAGTATTAGTAGCAGTTGTAGTAGAGATAGTTTTTGCTGTATTGTTATTAGTATTCGTCTTAAAGAAATAGCAAGAGCTGCTCAATACTTGCATCTTAGAGATAAAAGAGTAGAAAGAGCTTGAAGAACTAGAACTTGCCAAAGTTTCGCGTCCAGGACTTGACGGAAGATTATTATTCCTACCGCCATGATTATTGATAGCTAAAGATTGATCGGTGAGTCCTTTGTAGTAAGGACTGCTCCTGAAATTCCTGTCATGATGAATGAAGGCAGCAGCAGCAACAACGGCTGCCGCCTGCTGCTGCCTTCTATCGTGAGCTTCTAGAGACTCCTTCGTCAAGGAGTCCGAGGAGTCGTTACTCTTTCTTCCAGGTAAATTAATAGCATTTCCTAGCTTGTTTAATGGCTTCCAGTGGGAAGAAGAAGGGTAACGAATTGAACCTGTCGAGCGAGCTTTGGATGGAGAGTTAATGGAGGAAGGGTGGGGGACGGGTGACACTGGACTCGGCGCCATTGCATTTGTGCCTACACTTGGAATTACGAGAAAATAGGAGGAAAAAAGTTAGATTACCTGGTGAAGAATGGAATTTATGTATTGAGAAATTCTGATGATGTCATAAGAAGTTGACAAATGAAAAGGATGTGTGGATGGATTCTTATTACATTATAAAAAGTAAGTCGATATTCACAACACTCTTGAGAGAGATAGGCATTGTTATTAACGGTGAAGGGTCAAACAGCAATCGTCAGTATTAACTAAAACTCTATATATAGTGGTCAAAGTTGCATTGCAATATAAAATTCAGAAATTGTGTTACAACTATATACTATAGTCGTATTGTAGAACACAAGTTAATAGCGAGTGCACGGCTAATAAGAACAGtccaatattatcttttaattgatTATTTTCACCTGCACAGATGAAAACTATGATTCAGATGGCGCCACCTCTGCAAGATAGAGTAGAGGAAGATGTAGGAGAAGTTGGGTTTCTTCTGTTTCAAGCAATGAAATGGGTTCTTTATTTTAAGAGACCAATTAATTAACATCTGGTTAtggaaaaattgttttttttttttcttttaaaaaacaaTAAAAATTAATTAGTTAATGTTGGCTtgcgttgttttttcattaaacagGAAAACTTATGAAGCTCATAGAAGAAGATGGGAAAACATGAATCAAACTCAACAAAGGGAGTCGATGTTTATAAATTGGCATGTTAATAGCAAAAAAAATTCATATAAAAATAGCGCGTTAATAGACACGCCCCTATAATGATCTACTAGAAATAAATTGCCAACACTAATTTTCAGAATCTAAAAAAGCTGTGAGGTCATCAAACGACCTCACTGCTTCTATACTGGCTTAGCCACTCCTCATCACTACTTGAAGAATAAACCTCTCTTCTTTCCTTTCTTTTTCTCACCAGCCTGTAAAAACGAAAACAATCTTTTAATCGCTAAAGCACCACATTTACACGAaaacaaagtatatataataaatactaacgATCGTGTAAAAGATGACAAAACAAAGGTTATAAGAGAATGAGCTATATACCCTCAAGATAAACAATCTCATGGTGAGCACGATTGTATCCCTTGAACTGCaaaagtaaaatataaaataaaaataacatcaAATGTGCAGGACATCCAAAGAAAAATATACAAACATGGGAAAAATCCATCAGCGACAAAGTTAATAAACAAAAGTTAGACAAGTACGGAGTATTATCAAACAGTTGCCATAGTTTCAAATGCTTTAACATCAAGTGCTTAGTGATCTACTAAAAACAAAACGATGATATACCGCCTACACAAACAACCACAAGGAAGAAATGAAAGGAAGAGCATAATTTGATAAGATGCCCTACCTTTCTACCATTTGTCCAAAATTTGAGTTTTCACACACCATAGACCAGAACTTATCAAAATTGAAAACTAAGTCTGCCATTGCAGTTATAGTACAAGAGTTTCTACCTAGAACTTACCAGCTAAAATCTGTTGGGTTGCCTTCTGCTCGTAGGAGATACTCACTGTTGTCGGAACAAATAACAACAAATTCCATATCATGTCCATAGGGAATGGCAACCTGCAATTGAATGAAGCGGAAGAAAAATACGAAGTCAAAAACACAATTTCATAGACCATTCATATATATCAAAAGCACAGAAAAGAAGAGCACATCATATATCAAGGATTTCAGAAATCAATTCCATATACATACGATCCGTGATATGCATTATATTAGACACAATGACTTGTATGTTGACTCGGTGGATTGGAAGTCAatggaaaagatatttacattAATTGCAATAGAACATGGATTAATCTCTCCTAAACGATGTAAGAACACCAGTAAATGATTATGTAAGGTGCCTAGGTGTCTTGGACAGTTTGCTGGGCCCACATGTCAAACTAAAAGTAACACCTATTGAGTACCACCGGTAGTGAATTTCTCAAACACAAAGCAAGTAAGGAACAAAGGTTTTATCCCCTTAAGCTTAAATCAACAAAAATGTGTAATGTGTTCCCAAAATGATTTCGACAACCCACTATTTCTGTGTTTCACTGCAAACAAACATGTAGCCATTCTCCACATGAACAAAAAAGTGATCTCAAGAATCGCACTACTTAGAAAAAGATGGAAAGAGGGATGAAGAAGAGGAGGGGACATCTGAATGCAAATATAACTTTGTGGAATCTGAAAATATGCAGAAGTAGTTAGACCAACAACTTATTCACAGTTAGGGCTGTAATGGAACCATACACTAGTGGAAGGTGAAAACTTTTCAGTCACTACAACGCCACTGGATCCACTACACTTGACACTGAAAGCATCTCTCTTAATGGCCAGGGTAGCTTGTTCCCAAATATCAAGAAATCTACTCTGTTCAGGAGATGCAACAAAAGAACAGAAAATAAGTCAAAAATATGTAGCACAGTTTCTAATGCAAGCTCTAAAATAACATTGGGTAGAGTAGAAGACCCTTTTTTGTGCTGTTGTTCTAAACTTCCTTACCGAATAGGAAACTTTGAATGACGCATGACCCTGATGAAGAGCCTTCTCTATGAAAAGCTGCATACCAGGTTCTGTCAACGAGAAAGGAACCATCAAAACATGCAtaagaaaagaacaactgcatactTCTGTTTGATAAAAAGACAAACAACGGCACTACCCACAAACAACACAGACAATCATCCCTGGTATCCAGCAGGTCACAGAATCAGAAGCTTGCAAGAATACTGACTGTAAAGTGTAAACTGCTTTTGGAAGGTGCATGAATAATGAAAATGGTGCCGAACTGATGATGTGACCTTTGTTTTAGAATTCAAAAAGTTCTAAACTAGAATATTCTCTCTCGTGTGTAGTACCTGCAAGATCTCGTCACCTTCGTGCTTATAGTTGGGTATGTTCTCTTCTAAAATTCTGTTCTTAAACCTACTATAATTTGACTCCCTATATTTTTTGTGATCGGTACAAAAAGTGTTCACGTTTATCTGATCCACAAAAAGTGTGGTGCGCGATGAGAAGATAGAACTTACCACAAGTGATCTTTCTGTGCTCATTGGCGAAGACCTTTACAAGCTCTCCCTGGTGGCAGAAAGACA contains these protein-coding regions:
- the LOC139884418 gene encoding replication factor C subunit 3-like, with the protein product MAPSPVSPVPHPSSINSPSKARSTGSIRYPSSSHWKPLNKLGNAINLPGRKSNDSSDSLTKESLEAHDRRQQQAAAVVAAAAFIHHDRNFRSSPYYKGLTDQSLAINNHGGRNNNLPSSPGRETLASSSSSSSFYSFISKMQVLSSSCYFFKTNTNNNTAKTISTTTATNTADHAKLSTRRNESATSLSYPLSAVEDNSSDNNESVTSASFERKEIRDLNAFLITCKEKPLRERIYEQERAQQPPLKTIETITSKADPGENEFVWAKRYRPQALEEFICNHDKAIKLEEKLRNEECGHFIFEGPPGVGKRTMILAMLRKVYGAQEVNQTRDARKTINLKVILLVVLGESIGSLKVDVRESSRHLEINLSDIKEYEKSVIVELIRGKDSNVTNNSSPCNPENSRAIILNEADKLSSEALLYLKWLFERYDNNGCTKVFFCCSDASKLQPIRPLCTLVQLSPPSKQEVVKVLEFIAEKEGIELPHRFAESITENSNKNLRQAIRSFEATWRASYPFKEDEEILTGWEHDIANIAKSIVQEQTPRQLYDIRVKLRHLTEHDISADYIFKSLVKELKKFLPENLRHHVDMLYEDYNRDEGGMFDREKPLAIGRNRLEPRRTSAQQFLRIEEFIAKFMSWCKLSVPNNKTIVSGS